The Oreochromis aureus strain Israel breed Guangdong linkage group 7, ZZ_aureus, whole genome shotgun sequence region TTGTATACTGGGAGAATATTTCATGCTCTGTAATTTCAAAGCTTCTCTGTGTTCGTTGTTCTGTTTATGCTGCTGTCGTCCCTGCTGGGAGCCACCTGACACCTGAGCTCTTTAGATTTTCTTAATTATGAATGAATTTAATTTTGTTCTGCCTGGCTGGctgtgtgagtgagagtgtCTCGAAAATATGGAAATGTCCTGAAGTCGAGTATGCAGAATGAGTCTCAGAATGAACCTCTCACTACAGACTAAATGCAGATTTATGTacctgctgcctgctgctggatttttttaattactaCTTCCGGCCAACACAGGTTTCACTCGGTGACTCCATCTGTTAGCTACTTTGGGAATAATTAGAAAACTCTGTGTTAATTTTCCTCTGAGATGAAAATAACAGCTTACTTGATgctgctcaatcatccaggtaaggaaatcccagaaagcCCACTGAAGACGCTATGTccagttttcagtgggagaaacgttccgtcactcatccaggtgacctCTTGATGGTGAAACATGTACCTgcagactctgcagtctatttacacctacaatgatgaggatgtacacatcctggacagggaggaacgctggtttgagggcggagtcaaggaggccatttacatgaaaagggaaagaccatctctgaatcgaggagggggcctaagggtacatctgtcaccatcttacaatgctgtgactgcagccattccccaactctgtgtgaatgggactcatggccattgatcagtggtcatgagaatttgtgtATTAGTGATGAagaaactgacctcccagcccgttgttccttcagtgggctggtttcagtcattatgcaaatgtacagtttataaggttggaaacctgcagtcagctgagactgaagaagtcacctggatgagtgacgaaacgtttctcccactgaaaacatccagatgaacagaatcaatcgTGTAACCGAGATAGATCGCAAAAAACCGCTATGTAAGCACAGTTTTAACGTAGCATCGTTCATTAAAGCAAGTTTAGGAAGATGAGTTCGAGCTGCTTCAGTTTGAGTCCACAGACCTCACAGAGTTCCTGGGAgcctaaagaaaacaaaaactactaAAGATGACTTTCATATTTAAATTCTAACTATAATAAAATACTTTATGACAATGAATGCATTTCTAGCATGAGCGGGGTTTTTGACACATACTTTATAGCTGTGttaaaaatggtttaaaatCAGATGATGTGTTTTTGATGTCTTGGTTATCACAGGGCAGACAGACGCATTTCATCAAGACTGGCAATTATTTTTCCaagatttctttttctctaAAACTCAGGATTAACGTTGCTGCACATCGgtaagctgctttgcaacccacctccagcCCTTCACATGCTGTTTATGAGCTAAATTAGTGTCACAAGTGTTGTGAATGATGTCTGTTCTGTTCAGAGCTATGACTCCTTTCATGATGGCAGTCCTGACTGAAAGCACGATGTAAATGTGAACTTAAACCTAAAAGTACGTTTTGTTCTTCCCTCAGATATTTCAGGGACTGAACTTTAAGCACAGACAGAACATGTGCAAAGGATGTTGTAGTAAAGCAGACTGACCAATAGTAGGCAGCATTTGGAGCGAGTAGCATCCACGCCGACGGCGGCATCCTCTCCTCCTGCTCCCTGCGACTGAAACAACCATTGAAGAAGAGCACGAGGACGAGGAAGAAAGGGACGTACCTAAGAAGGAAAATGATCCTCGTTACAAGAATAAAGGTCAAACACTCAACGTTATCGACATCATCTGCTCTTCTGTTTACGACTTTAAAATTTGTCTTTCCTTTGAATTTAGAGCTGcatttgtttctgtctgttttgcAACATTTTTCTGTTCATATTTTCTGTACCTGTGCTTAATTATAATTATACATTTTTGTCTTCatgtggattcattgtcattgctaacacaaaacaacagcttttttctcttcttaccACATCATGTGACCAACAGTGTCATCGTAGTAAAACAGAAGCTCAAAGAAGTCgacctgaaaaacacaaaaactttaTGAACATGAATCTTTacaattttattcatttatttgtttcatttttcaaaaagcAGATGATGCATCAGTCATTCAACACTTTCCCCAAGTTCAGATTCACATGTGTGTCCTCGGGTCTGCGGCGCTGTTCGTCCATCTGGAAGGTTTTGGTGTGAGCTGTCAGGTTTGCCTTCTCTTCCGTGTATGGAGATCAGTGGTGGTTTCTTACATTATACTTTCTCTGAACCACACTTCACTCGTTCAGATTGTAATGGGGACGAGCTGAACTCTGTGAGAACGACTGTTCAGCTTCAGTTTCACTAAATCTGACTCACATCAAGGGAggtggaggagaaggaggaggaggaggggttcTTACAGAAGAATCTCAGCTCAAGGACCCCCTCCAGAGCCACCGTTCACGGCCCGAGGTCCTCTCCCTATTTGTTATTCAGTCTTTCGAGTGCAGCACCTACCAGGGCCGAAGGTTTGAGGTTCCTCATTATTGGATTCTCTCTAACAGGCAGGTGCAGCTGGTAACCAATCAGCAGCAGGCGTCTCGTGATGGAGTCTGCCACCAAGTGAAGGGTGGTTCCCATGGAAACGGCGATGATGCCGAGGCGGACGGCAAGGCCCGGGAGCATCCTGGGGCTGCGTTCAAGCATCTGAGACAGAACAACATCAATTAAAACTCAGAAAATCAACACGAAAGGAGTTCGTCATGTGGGATAGCCTGAGGCGTGTCACAGTTACTTTGAGAAGTATGAGCGGAGCCGTGACATTGTACAGGAAGTGGAGATAGTCTGCAACGCCAGGATGCTGCAGAGGGAGCCAATCAGCAGGGAGCACAAGCTGCCAAAAACAAGAATCTTCAGGGTTAGGTTTCCCAACATTATTCCActaatactttattattattattattatcattccaATGCAGATGAGTGAGGTGGCGTCTTAATGGAAATACAGTGAAAGCAATCACGCTTCAGCAGCAGAACAAAAAGTCCCAGGATTAAACGCTAGTCATCGTTTTGTTACCATGACGACGGGACGGCCCACATCCAGGATCCAATTCTGGAAGGTGAAGCTGAGCCAGAGGTCTAGGTGGAAGCAAGGCCTTGGCCGAACCGCCTCCACCTGTGTGGAACCAGCCGAGCGGCTGCAGGACACAGAGACGAGTGGAGGAACGTAAACGCACCgttaacacagaaaaaacatagaagcagctgaaacaggaagACGGGAAAATGGGAGCTCGGGGTGATTGCTAAAGGTGAAAAATGTTTCCAGCCTTCACAGGTTACAGACGTCAGGAGGTCTGAAACAACAGCACAGAGCCTGTTTGAAGGGAGGCTGCAGTGGACTCTGTCTTACAGAATAAAGCCACTGACTCTCAGACATATAGGAGCTTATTATGACTAATTTAAGAGAATGGGTCGCATGAATAAAAAGAGCTCGCCTTAGTTTGAAGTTAAATTGATATTCAGACCTGTCTGAAATCTTACAGCCAGCTCTCGTCTGTGCGCAGACGCTGGACTGATCTCATGAGCTGTGTTATGGATGTGGAGCAGGCTCCTGAGGTAAACTGGTCCTGGATGAGGGCCCAGAGGGCCACACAAAAGAAATCAAGTGCCCTCACCCTGGAGCCAGGACTAGGGAGGAGGGCCCACCTTTCTCTGGGCCAGGGATGTCAAACAAAAGGTCCGGGGACCAGAAGTGGCCTGGCAAAGACCCAAATCTGGCCGAAtggacagctttggaaaatgttaaAACAGACGTAAATGTtggttttaaacattttttataagTTTTACAGAAACAATCAACTAACagaagttcctgttttttcacaATCGAAGAAGAAGTTTATTAGTTTCATCATGAGGCACAGCTGTGGGCCCACCACATTCCAGATGCCTCCTGGACGCCTCCCAGGTGAGATGTTTACAGGAAAGGCTAACTAACAGGACGCCCTGAGCTGAATCTGGAATACCTTTATGTGCCCTGAGGAGAGCTCGAGGACACGGACGGATGCatagacggatggatggatggatggatggatggatggatggatggatggagggacggacggacggatggatggagggacggatggatggatggatggacggatggagggacggatggatggagggacggatggatggatggatggacagatggacggacggatggatggacggacgcAGGGACAGACGGATGGagggacggatggatggatggagggacaGATGGACGGagggacagatggatggatggatggctggatggagGGGCAGGCTGACAGGCAGGCGGGCAGGCAGagcagatagatagatagatgagcAGATGGATGaaggacagatggatggaaatacggagagatagatagatggatggatagatagatggagGGAAGGGCAGACGGGCGAGGCAGATGCAGGAGCGAGCGGAGGGgcagatagatggatagatagatagatggatgatagatggatggatggatgggcagATGGATGGACCCGATGGAGAGGACAGATGGGCAGATGGAGTAACAGATTGGATGGAAAGGGCAGATGGAGAGGACCGGAGGACCAGATGGGAGGGACCGGAGGACATAGATGGGTGAATGGAGGgcagatggatagatggatagaaAGGGCaggcagatggatggatggatagatggatggatggagtagCAGATGGATGGAGAGACAGATGGATGGAGGCAACGGAGAGACAgatggatgaatagatggatggagagATGGAGGGCAGGcgggcaggcaggcaggcagatgGACGGAGCAGATGGAGGACAAATGGATGGAGGAGGCAGATGGGAGGGCGgaggacagatggatggatggatggaggggcAGATGGATGATAGAGGGGCGGATGGAGGGGCGGAGGGCAGATGGATGGGGAGGCGGATGGAGGAGGCGGAGGGCGGATGGAGGGAGCGGAGGgaggacagatggatggatggatggagggacggatggatggatggatagagggacggacggatggatggatggatggatggacggatggagtGACGGATGATGGAGGGACAGATGGATGGAGGTACGGAGAgacggatggatgaatggatggatggatggatggagggacggatggacggatggagggacagatggatggagggacggatggatggagggaCGGATGGAGGGACGGagggacagatggatggatggatggatggatggagggacgGATGGATGATAGAGGgagggatggagggatggagggatggatggCACAGTTTAGAGGTTAAAGTTTTCATTTAATCTCatgaataaattattaaataaataaattagattTTTCTGTAGAGAAGTCTGTAGATGTCTTTTAATCATTGGTCCAAAGCTGTGACATTAATTAAAGGTGAATAACTGATTAAGGGTGGGACGAATTATGAGAAATTGCACTGCACAAACCTGCACATGAAAGCTGCTGCACGCAGAGCTGggttctctctctttcttgtgGACGTCTTCGTGTCTGTCTGTAAAGTCATGTTCTCTGCGTTATTGTCCTTTTCATTCCCACTGAGGTGTCAGTCCCACAGCGAGCACTGGTGCTCCAGAAACAGTTTCTCTTCAtctaaaataaatcaaagcaaATCATTTCACCAGCATAAACACAGAGCTTCTACAGGAAGTCCATCCAGCAGGTTAATCTGCCAGCAGATTAGCATTAATCTGCACAAACCCCCCTCCCAGTTTTTATTAGATTAATCTGGTTTAGATGAGCTGATCTCAGAGCTTATGCTCCTGGAGTTCAGTGTAAAGAGATAAAATCCTcgaaaacatgttttcattttactgAAGCAGACCACTGAAGCGGtcaaaaaaactcaaaacaaatCTGCCTTAAATCCAGCATAACATCAGGGAATCTACAGAACATAACACATTAATGGCCTCTCAAGAAAAACACCACACTCACACTTTAATAAGTGTTATAGAAAAAAACTTTATCGcaattaataagaaaacaatcGAAAgctcacaggaaaaaaagatgattaatgaaacatttcaaaaattaataatataaaaattgcAAATTTACCACGACTTGACACGAAATTAACAATAaggaaaaagttttttaaaaaaataataattaaaacaaaaaattatgggcaatcatatatatatatatatatatatatacagttaagcccataattattcatacccctgacaaattttgacttaaagttacttttattcaactagcaagttatttttcgactggaaatgacacaggcgtctcacaaaagataataagatgatgtacaagacgcatcattgtggaaaaaaatatttctcagcttttatttacatttgagcaaaaagtatcatgtccagaattattcataccctttacaaactgtcacagtctctgggaaaatccaaagttccataccattccaaatagtcaaagctgttctaaagcatcctaattaccctgattaattggaaatagctgttttgatcaactatacaggtgaaaaacagcagctctctgcaggtggtctgtggacattcatggctaagacaaaggaactcagtgaggacctgcggctgcgcattgtggctgctcacaagtgaggaatgggctgcaaggccatatccaaatgttttcaagttccagtggctacagtgcaaagtattattaaaaaatacaagatgttccgcactgtggaaaatctcagaggacgctgtcggaagccaaaagtgaaacctgtgctggccaggaggatagtgagagaggtgaaaaagaatccaaggatcaccaccaaggccattctggtgaatctgggctctgctggtggcaatgtctcaaggcagacagtccaacggacactgttgggttccagggatgcagaccaaggaaaacgccacttctccaggcacttctaaggcatgcaaaagctcatttggcctttgcaaatgctcatctggacaaagaagaaggtttctggtcagatgaaacaaaaattgaattatttggtcacaatgatgttgccttcatttgacataaaaatggagaagccttcaacccaaagaacaccatccccactgtcaaacatggtggtgggaaccttatgctttgggggtgttttttagccaatggaccagggaacctaatcacagtaaacagcaccatgaaaaaagagcaatacatgaagattctcaacaacaacatcaggcagtctgcagaaaaac contains the following coding sequences:
- the cln6b gene encoding ceroid-lipofuscinosis neuronal protein 6 homolog, with product MTLQTDTKTSTRKRENPALRAAAFMCSRSAGSTQVEAVRPRPCFHLDLWLSFTFQNWILDVGRPVVMLVLPADWLPLQHPGVADYLHFLYNVTAPLILLKMLERSPRMLPGLAVRLGIIAVSMGTTLHLVADSITRRLLLIGYQLHLPVRENPIMRNLKPSALVDFFELLFYYDDTVGHMMWYVPFFLVLVLFFNGCFSRREQEERMPPSAWMLLAPNAAYYWYLITEGQTFILFTFTFFAMTTTVMHQRRRGLFLNSDGLFMFYSFSAALVLVAIWVACLWNDSILRTKVPGLIYIPQPCTVYTLHLHQMSHI